The following are from one region of the Littorina saxatilis isolate snail1 linkage group LG2, US_GU_Lsax_2.0, whole genome shotgun sequence genome:
- the LOC138958614 gene encoding centrosomal protein of 131 kDa-like, translating into MAQRKSVADDLDLSLTGSQISARSSARRPGSAGQLKRPNSLVDVRNSKSDKNSSSTSGERQNGVTQRAPVTPSSHRSSASAASLRAAKPSPNFENGSAAEFLALFENTVQPKIKRPSSTASSTSKTKKPAANAVKVLWQESPLKSGMKKPSGSTGNSRGVPQASDRSEGPHNIFRPDSARTDSDEELDDIEESLSQSINKLQSLQSQLSGINKNNSADDQPPSTSAEVLNSHRSTDTTPRNSHRSTDTTPRNISADPTPRNVSAVPTPRDFPVRNSSKNIACAPTNDLHTNGLANNMTSQKQKTKASLSSMENSYQNIKHKTPVNQVRKPSSTASASADQASQNIAEEYLKTLNTAATKIQRWFKRHHSRQQAGQAALRRLLQQKRDDVLRQSTAFQEDQQHPAEDRKKAKEEKARQARLDAIQELQKKREEKRNEVKRKAEEEVKFLQASGKVTKTPSNTSIGARKKTTGPRNGSAASRREQTGERTTPRSEEQLAAVGAVGGVSPSRNDFLQAAAGEEEDKETNGPGDTATQSGTRTTLNDLYDTLRRLEEDEHFPSARTEKKKSWLDDLEKDQEDDDGSNLTAENLEKLNACKDGLSKSGLLTDDKLKSIMSFLDEVQVSDRLSEIDSEIHRMNEELEKPAALVPSGEELAQLGKAQAMASEVTNTVLSQRLELDERSRTVTMLQKALNQQRELTVRHAREADKEMKKRLDVQKEEYEEAIKRHLSFIDQLIDDKKSLSEKCEQLVRELKTIDRKYQDKIKSVEDNHSIEMTKLKEVHMAAEKLRREKWIDEKTKKIKDMTVKGLEPEIQRLIAKHKSEVKKMKSVHEAELLEADERAAQRYVKMTEELRDQLEHEKEAAVARERELAKERYEKQLQQEEEAYQQQRRRLYNEVQDEKDRLSSNATRQRSELDALRRQLEDSHRLALSATKEQFEKAKEEQDRRHAMEVRELQERLQLEKDAWEENYKKKHSTWLLQKERELKEQVRKERDKEIEIVINRLEEDACLAREESEKAAETKIRRLREKFEVETRELENSERRAVQKYNEIKARATEVEGENARLKVIIKQKEEEIRDIKKLLEKMKEERGHVSDIIRQEFADRLVTTEDENRRIKNEISELRAKHRLELERAKQEVEDIKQVKDAEMAEVHKRVKQAIVKKEEVVAQLKEQYQAACKRADHLEGLLEQQRKQLLKK; encoded by the exons CACCAGTTACACCATCATCACATCGTAGCTCAGCATCTGCAGCTTCTCTAAGGGCAGCAAAACCATCACCAAACTTTGAGAATGGCAG TGCTGCTGAATTTCTGGCGCTTTTTGAGAACACCGTCCAGCCCAAGATTAAGCGACCTTCCAGCACAGCAAGTTCAACAAGCAAAACCAAGAAGCCTGCTGCCAATGCTGTCAAAGTACTCTGGCAGGAAAGT CCTCTGAAGAGTGGCATGAAGAAACCAAGTGGTAGTACCGGCAACAGCAGAGGTGTACCGCAGGCATCTGATAGATCAGAGGGTCCTCACAATATCTTCCGCCCAGACTCTGCACGCACTGATTCAGACGAGGAACTGGACGACATTGAGGAAAGCCTGTCACAGTCCATCAATAAGCTTCAGAGCTTGCAGAGTCAGCTCTCGGGAATCAACAAAAACAATTCTGCAGATGATCAACCACCTTCCACATCGGCAGAGGTGCTGAACAGCCACAGGAGTACCGACACCACCCCCAGAAACAGCCACAGGAGTACCGACACCACCCCCAGAAACATTTCAGCTGATCCCACCCCCAGGAATGTTTCAGCAGTACCCACCCCTAGAGACTTTCCTGTTAGAAACTCTTCCAAGAATATAGCTTGTGCTCCCACTAATGATTTGCACACAAATGGACTGGCAAATAACATGACATCTCAGAAGCAGAAAACAAAAGCATCGTTGTCATCCATGGAAAACTCATACCAGAACATCAAGCACAAAACTCCGGTGAACCAGGTGCGGAAACCATCCTCCACAGCTTCAGCCTCTGCTGATCAG GCTAGCCAGAACATAGCAGAAGAGTACCTCAAGACACTAAATACAGCGGCCACCAAGATACAGCGCTGGTTCAAGAGGCACCACTCACGGCAGCAAGCAGGCCAAGCAGCCCTCAGACGACTGCTGCAGCAGAAACGGGACGATGTGCTGCGACAGTCTACAGCATTTCAGGAGGATCAGCAGCACCCAGCAGAGGATAGGAAGAAGGCCAAGGAGGAGAAAGCCAGACAGGCCAGGCTGGATGCTATTCAG GAGCTGCAGAAGAAGCGTGAGGAAAAGAGAAATGAAGTGAAGAGGAAGGCAGAAGAGGAAGTGAAGTTTCTTCAGGCCAGCGGCAAGGTCACAAAGACTCCATCTAACACCAGCATTGGTGCCAGGAAGAAGACTACAGGACCTAGGAACGGCTCTGCGGCATCAAGACGAGAGCAGACAGGAGAGAGAACGACGCCCCGTAGTGAGGAACAGTTGGCTGCAGTGGGAGCTGTTGGAGGTGTTAGTCCTTCCCGCAATGACTTCCTGCAG GCTGCAGCGGGTGAGGAGGAGGACAAGGAGACAAACGGGCCAGGTGACACAGCCACCCAGTCAGGCACCAGAACAACACTCAATGATCTTTATGACACGCTCAGGAGACTGGAGGAAGATGAGCACTTTCCTTCTGCTCGGACTGAGAAGAAGAAGTCTTGGT TGGATGATCTTGAGAAAGACCAAGAAGATGACGACGGATCCAACTTGACAGCAGAAAACTTGGAGAAGTTGAACGCTTGTAAGGATGGGCTGTCGAAGAGTGGCTTGCTGACAGATGACAAACTGAAGAGCATCATGTCTTTCCTGGATGAAGTGCAAGTCTCCGATAGACTCAGTGAAATTGACTCT GAGATTCATCGTATGAATGAGGAGCTGGAGAAGCCAGCAGCGTTGGTTCCGTCTGGTGAGGAGTTGGCTCAGCTGGGGAAGGCTCAGGCCATGGCATCAGAGGTCACAAACACTGTGCTATCTCAGCGACTAGAGCTGGATGAAAGGTCCCGGACTGTTACCATGCTGCAGAAAGCACTG AACCAGCAGAGGGAGCTTACTGTCCGACATGCACGGGAGGCAGACAAGGAGATGAAGAAACGTCTTGATGTGCAGAAAGAGGAATATGAGGAAGCCATCAAGAGGCACCTGTCCTTCATTGATCAG CTGATTGACGACAAGAAGAGTTTGAGTGAGAAGTGCGAACAGCTGGTGAGGGAGCTGAAGACAATAGATCGCAAATACCAGGACAAGATCAAGAGTGTGGAAGACAA CCATTCAATAGAGATGACAAAGCTGAAGGAGGTCCACATGGCTGCTGAAAAACTCAGGAGGGAGAAATGGATTGATGAGAAAACCAAGAAAATTAAG GACATGACAGTGAAAGGCCTAGAGCCAGAGATCCAGAGACTTATAGCCAAGCACAAATCAGaagtgaaaaaaatgaaatCGGTGCATGAAGCAGAACTCCTGGAGGCAGACGAGCGAGCCGCACAGCGCTACGTGAAAATGACAGAGGAGCTTCGAGATCAGCTGGAACATGAGAAGGAAGCTGCGGTGGCAAGAGAACGGGAACTTGCAAAAGAAAG GTATGAGAAGCAGCTGCAGCAAGAGGAAGAGGCCTATCAACAACAACGTCGTCGACTGTACAATGAGGTCCAGGATGAGAAAGATCGGCTTTCCAGTAATGCTACTCGGCAGCGATCAGAACTGGATGCTCTGCGACGTCAGCTTGAAGACTCGCATCGTCTGGCACTGTCAGCCACAAAGGAACAGTTTGAGAAAGCCAAGGAGGAGCAGGATCGCAGGCATGCT ATGGAGGTGCGTGAACTTCAAGAGCGCCTGCAGCTGGAGAAGGACGCGTGGGAGGAGAACTACAAGAAGAAACACAGCACCTGGCTCTTGCAGAAGGAACGAGAACTCAAAGAACAAGTGCGGAAAGAACGTGACAAGGAGATAGAGATTGTCATCAACCGGCTGGAGGAAGATGCCTGCTTGGCCAGGGAAGAGAGCGAGAAGGCTGCAGAAACGAAAATCAG GCGATTACGAGAAAAGTTTGAGGTTGAAACCAGGGAGCTGGAAAATTCAGAAAGAAGAGCTGTCCAGAAATATAATGAAATCAAG GCAAGGGCAACTGAAGTGGAAGGTGAAAATGCGCGCCTGAAGGTGATCATCAAACAGAAGGAGGAAGAAATTAGAGACATCAAAAAG TTGCTTGAAAAGATGAAAGAGGAGCGGGGTCACGTGTCCGACATCATACGGCAAGAATTCGCTGACAGACTTGTAACGACAGAGGATGAAAACAGGAGGATTAAAAACGAGATCTCAGAGCTGCGGGCCAAACATCGCCTAGAGCTTGAGAGAGCCAAACAAGAAGTTGAGGACATTAAACAAGTGAAGGATGCTGAGATGGCGGAAGTTCACAAAAG GGTGAAGCAAGCAATAGTGAAGAAAGAGGAAGTCGTTGCACAGTTGAAGGAGCAGTACCAAGCGGCATGCAAGCGTGCGGACCATCTGGAAGGACTTCTTGAACAACAGCGCAAACAGCTGCTGAAAAAGTGA